TTAATATAATCAAATAagttaatttgttaatttgaatgttttactGAACAGTTGTTGATCTTGAGAGCTGTtgaaagagcagaggagagctAATAAGCTAGCTAGCTGTTAACTTGACCTCGACTAAAGATCATAACTTTAGTGTACTGACAGTAAGTTAACTTATCTAAATCCAGCAAAAATTTTATCTGCAACATTTAATCCATACAACATTCAGAATGAAAGTTGTAGAGGACCAGGTTGTTGAAGATGATGCTACTTTTCAGGATGATGAGGTGAGATATAACTATTGAATAATTTTAGCTAACATTAACAAACGCCTTCATAAGTAGAAGCTATATTAGGCTAAATACAGTAACTTACCATGAACGTTAATGTGTCAGCGTACCTAAAAACTATTGCAATTACTGAACTGTACAGAAgtcaaatatgaaaacactTAATACAAGATTTTGTGAAACTGACAAACCTTTGGTAACTTATCTATCTATTACCGTCAGTCATTATTTTTACCTAATATGAAAAATTACAATCACAATACAAGCTATTAGAGGAGAGTACAAAAAAAGCTAGTCATGTTTAACTTACTGCTCAACAGCTGTCTCAAATACCCTTTTCCCTCCACCTTACAGGAGTCCTTTTTCCAAGACATTGACCTCCTACAGAAACATGGGATTGTGAGTAAGCAACAGAACCTCAACATATACCCATCAGATTGAAAGTCAGCTGTCTATGTAAACATCTCTCCGTTTCTCCCTGCCTGTGACCACAGAACATGGCCGACATCAAAAAGCTGAAGTCAGTGGGTATCTGCACTGTGAAAGGCATCCAGATGACCACTCGCAAGGCTTTGTGCAACATCAAGGGCCTGTCAGAagcaaaagtggaaaaaatCAAGGAGGCTGCTGGGAAAATGCTGGTAAAATGGGACTTTCACCATGTTGTCTTAGGAATTAATTGGTTTTtaaataagatgaaaaaaatagacATATGTATGTTATTAATACATGTTAGATAATTATCTTTACATTATAGAATGCTGGTTTCCAGACTGCCTTCGAGTACAGTGCGAAGAGGAAGCAGGTGTTCCACATCACAACTGGGAGCCAAGAGTTTGAGTTAAGATTTACTCTCAATGTTTAAGAACATGGACAATGTAGATACAGATAGAGTAGCTTCAGTTAATTCATATAGTTTTCTTCAGTTATTAGTCTTCAAACACAGTGAAAGTAACAATAAATATAGTAGTTTTGGGATTCACCATTAGATACTGTGGCTGGAtggataaaaataaagagtTAGTATGTCTGATTGTATATCTATTGAAATATCCATGCTTCAACATGTGGCTTTATCTCTACAGTAAACTGTTGGGTGGAGGAATAGAGAGTATGGCTATCACAGAGGCCTTTGGAGGTGAGGAGACACCCTACTGTGATGTGCTTTGCCATCATGTCTTCCTGTGTATTATTAGTGTGTCATTAGTGTATCATTTATCAAACTCACAACATTATTTCATCCTACAGAGTTCCGCACAGGGAAAACTcagctctctcacacactttgTGGTGAGtaaagaatctttttttttttttttaacatgtctgCTGCAATGCACTTACTAAAACAACACAGTCAAAGCAATTACATAAAACAGACTCTGGGTCGTTTTTGTTCAGTCACTGCTCAGCTGCCGGGGGAGGACGGCTACTCGGGCGGGAAGATCATCTTCATCGACACAGAGAACACCTTGTATCCTCACACTGATGAGAACAACTGTACCACATTATGACATTTGCACTTTGGATTGTGCGAAAATCATAAATTGGCATGACAACAAACATGTTAATGAGAGATATTATTTCAGTATCAGAATCTAACTGCTGTGTGCTTCTGCTATTGTTTTACCCATGATCCTTGACTTCTACCCGTCTGGTTCCAGTCGCCCAGACAGACTGAGAGACATAGCTGACAGGTTTAATGTGGATCATGACGCTGTGCTGGACAACGTGCTTTATGCCCGGGCCTACACCAGTGCgaacatacattttatttagacTAAAAAAACATTGATAGTGTGTCTTTTCTCCAGTTGTGGTGTGCAAGGACAGAGCAGTTTATGTTGAGATGTTTGAGTGTCTCTAAGTGAGTTGGGCTCAACTGTGCTTAAacgtttcttctctctctccaggtgaACACCAGATGGAGCTGTTGGACTTTGTAGCAGCCAAATTCCACGAGGAGGGAGGAGTCTTCAAGCTGTTGGTAAATAAGAGAACAAACTCTGTAAACACTTAATGacatattcattattttgttggttttactTTGCCCTCCTGGTTTAGTCACCCTTTCTGTGAAGCTAAGTTTCTTCttgcaaatgtgtgtgataAACAACTGCATAACTTCCATAAGTAGGTGTCCCTTACTTTTTTCCATTCTCCTCATCTGCTCCTTCTTGTCATCAGATCATTGACTCCATCATGGCTTTGTTCCGAGTAGACTTCTCTGGTCGAGGAGAGTTGGCTGAGCGGCAGCAGAAACTGGCTCAGATGCTCTCCAGGCTGCAGAAGATCTCTGAAGGTCTGAACCAGGAGTGTGCTGACGTgtatttatggaaaaaaaaacatgaaaatcggctttatgttttttttatttcaggatACACCTGCAGAAGTTaatgttgcatgttttattgttgttgtatgtttttcttaGAGTACAATGTAGCTGTGTTCGTTACCAACCAAATGACAGCTGATCCCGGTGCAGGAATGACGTAAGAGATGGCAAATTTCCTcattatgaataaataagtTTCATGCTAGAAAAGCTTTGTTGCTATATCAGTACAACATTGTCTTAAGCTTTGGTGAGATATTTTTTCTTTGCCGTTTAAGGTTTCAAGCTGATCCCAAGAAGCCAATTGGTGGACACATCCTGGCCCACGCCTCCACCACGAGGTTAAGCTTGAGGAAGGGACGTGGAGAGATGAGAATCGCCAAGATATTTGACAGGTAGGTAGCAGTTTAGTGTAGATcctcattaaaacattttgttattgttttgctataattcattaatatttataattcTTTTCAATCGGTATTGTAattatataatgtattatatatCACCAATAACTTTGCTAGATTTTTTGATTGTGACTTGAAATTTCACTGTCACTAATCACTGTTCTCGCACCCAAAGATTTCTtaaatagtttaacattttaactGCAAATGACAGTTGCAGTTTTATTATCTGTTACCATGTTGTCAGATGAGATAAACATAAATCCAAATGTTCACATATTGCTCAACCCAAGGCCTGAAAAGTCTTGACCAAAGTTCAACATTGCTTTTGTGTCTAAATATCTTATCAAATGTCCTAAAGTAATATTCCAACCCAAGAGTATTGAACACTCATCTATTTTCAATATTAATCTATCTTTGTACCTGCACATCAACCTACATATGTACACTTGTAGAAATAAGATGTGGAAATGTATCAGTGATCAAATTTGAACTTTGATTGGACTCAAAGCCAATGTCTCAAAGTTTGTGACTTCACAACAACTCTAAGTTACTAATTAATGTCCTTTTCCTGACTTCTTGTAGTCCTGATATGCCTGAGAATGAGGCCACTTTTGCCATCACTGCTGGAGGAGTCGCCGACGCCAAAGAGTGAGAGACAAAAGGCAGACACATGCATATTAGCACAGTTacctgttttcatttcattcaaagttatttaaagtatttaaacctatttatttattcagttttataaCTTTGTATAACTCTCTTAAGGGCAATCTTATACCATGTtgctttttatgtatttattctaAGATAAGATGTACCTTTATTGATCCCCTTTAGGAGAAATGTAATTGTATTTATGTgctttgtggtatttttttagtgttaatgagttaacaataaaaaatggaCAACAGATTTGGAgtttgttatcttttttttatttatgagaGGAGAGATTGCTCCATTTACCTGCAGAGATGTAAAGTTGGTGACATTAAGCAGAAGTCAGCTGCTGGCCTCTAGCGGTGTTTGCGGGACGTGCAGCGGCAGAGCACCACTTCCCCTCGGCAAGGCTTCACAAAGCAATGGCAACTTCACCAAATGTGCTGCTAAGAGTCTAAACACACCAGCAACTAAACGCCTTTTAACGGAACCATAAAAATCAAACACCTTTACCGGCAGTGGACAGCTTGTCAACTCTGAAAAACGAAGCGATGGACTCGAGAGACACAGCCCCGGATTCGtgggagctggaggaggatgCCGAGGCCCCGGCTGCCGCGGCAGGGCTCCCGACCGCCTTCGCCGCCCTCAACGTCAACGCCAAGCCGTTTGTCCCCAACGTTAACGCCCCGGTGTTTGTACCGAGCTTCCTTCAAGCCAGCGCCGTGGAAATGCCGCCTTCAGACGGTAGGTGAATACCAGACAGCTGGTTGGaagttagcttagcttgctaATCCAGCTAAGTTAGCCTTCCTGTCTGCAGCCAGTACCACAGTTATTGCATTTCCACTAACTAATCAACAAGTCGACAGAGTGCTTGTCATGTGTTGTAATAGGGGTATAGCTGATTTATAACGCAATAGCAGTCACAACAAAGCGAAAAACGCGACCTTCCTTGCCttataaatatttatgaaaGTTTGACatgctttgttttctctcctcaaaGGTGCCCCTGATCCAGTTGCCAGCATGGAGGTGGCAGAAACAGCCTGTGTGCAATGTACGTATAAAATGTACTGTAAGCATTGTATGTTCACGTTATTAAGTTACAAACTCGGCTGTGCTCACGTGTGCACACGTACCTGCAGCCAGGTTTGAAACCTCACACCAAACTTCATGTTAATTAGGTATACTTGAATGCTTACTTTTCATTCCTTGCTTGTAGGAACCATATTTGGATTGCTGGCATTGGTAAACCTAAGTGCACGGACTCATGTCTAATATGATGCAACCTCACTTGTCCATGCCCGAAATAGACATCCCATTGGCACACATTGTGATGGCTGTCAAGCACTGCATGTAAGGCCTTGCCCTTGTGTTTGATTACTTCAGAAAAATACAGTCGCCTGAGTTAGGTTCATACACATGTCTGACCTGACCCAGGACACTGTGCCCCTCTACTAGAGTTACAGAGAACTGAtgctgttttagtgttttttaatgGAGAGGCTGAGCGCTGCAGCTGTAACcagacttgacttgactttagTGATACAGAGACAGAATCTAATGATCAGAAGTAGTGTTTATATAAAAGATAGAAACACATTAAGGATGGTGTTGAGAAACTGTTCGCTCTCTTATCTCTAAATGACAGATATTCATGATGACGCTTGTTCCAGTACttgttttttgggtttgtttgtttttttataaagcACATATTCAAATTTCTCTGAGCATGTCTGAACGACTAATTATAATTACAGCACGGAGACACCGTTGACAAAGTCAAGGCAGGAATAGCTTTCTGAGTTGCCAGCAGCAATTTCTCACAGGCTGATTATAAAAGACGCGGGTTGAGAAGAAAATAGGCATTGTGCATGACTGCTGGGCTGCATAATTTCATAGTTATGGAAATGGGAGGCTTATTTGTGTGTTGCCATGGGAGGCTGCTTCCTCTGCGGGGCTCAACAGATTTCCATGTACTCTTgttagtgtttatttatttgagttGTGCTTGTTTACTCAGCAGATAATTGTGTTTCTAACAAGTGGACAGAACTAGTAAATGATTGACAGCAGATCACACACAGTGAAGCGTTACAACGTTGAGTAGATTGCTAGTGAAGGTAAATTAATTTTATAAGCATATGCCATCCAAAggccttttttttaacaacatatGTAGATTGAAGGCAAATCTGTAATAGAAGCTGGTGCCTCGCAGAATCTAGATctagatttaaaaaatggaagTAATGGTGAATGGACTGCACTTCTGTggcacctttctagtcttctgaccactcaaaacacttttacactacaagccacattcacacGCTGATGGTAGAGACTCCCAACCTGCAGCcccattcatacacacactcatgcaccgATGGCACAGCTGTCAGGAGCGATTTTggagttcagtatcttgcccaaagaTACTTTGACACGTGGACTGGAGGAGCGgggaatcgaaccaccgatcttctgattggtggacgacctgctctacctcctgagccataGCCACCCTgtttataataaaacaacaaatggagCTCTGTTAAGTCAAATTGGTTAACGAActtcatcattgattaatctgtcaattattttcatgatcaatggattagttgtttggtccataaggtgtcagaaaatggtgaaaaatatcaatcactgttttccaaagccTAATGTGACGTCCTCACATCCTCCACAACctaaaaatatttagtttactgtcatataagactaaagaaaccagaaaatattcacatttgagaggctggaatcagagaattttgacattttcgtcttaaaaaaaagactctcaATGATAAATCGATTATCAAGATAGTTGGcagttaatttaatagttgacaagcagtctattaatcaattaatggttCGCAGCTCTAATGTCTAAGATAGGCAGAGCAGATGAATGATAGTGGTGCACAGATACAGATGAATAAGAAGATGTTACTCAGTGCAGCTCTGTCTTTGAAGTTGGAATTctcgtctgtgtgtgtttcaagtGTCCAGGAGGGGATCTTATTCCGAATATTTGTGCAAACGTGGTAAAAAAAGATCAAACTGGCAGATATGTGTCAGCTCGAATGAAGGTTGAAAATCATACACTCATGATCTGCAGTCTGCAGGTTTACTTTCTTACTGCCTGCTTTTCATGGCGGCTTATATTCATTTCCCACCTCatgcatttaaaaacagcaagttAACGAACAGAATAACATCTTAGTGAACGTTTATGCTCCGCAGCTCCTGTGGAGAACGGAGCCACAGAGGCAGACATGACCACAGAGGAAGAGACGTGGGAGCAGAAGGAGGAGCCGGGGGGAGGCGGAGGAGGCGGAGGACAGGAGGACTCGGCGGCGGGGGGAGCCTGCGAAAAGGGCGCCGCCAGGAAGGAGGACGAGGagatgatggaggaggaagaggaggagatgccCGTACCCAAAGTGGCCCCGGCACCGCCGGATGCCCCCAAGAAAGAACACGTGAACGTGGTCTTCATCGGTCACGTGGGTGCGTCTCATTCATACATATGTGTATTTTAATTGATCTAAGTCATGCTGTGCTCATCTTATaatatttatacacatttttgtcTGTCAGATGCTGGAAAATCGACTATCGGAGGACAGATCATGTGAGTGATGAatttttcatgttgtgtgtTGGCAGATCACAGTGCTGAGAGGCTCCACgataaatgacaaacacaaagtacttaAATGTCTCTTAAATGTGGGATTGTTTGCCTTTAAATTTGCCCACAGTAAGGAAAACGTAAACTACATTCAGATCtcgaaaataaaaaacaaattcaatgtTTATGATTGGCAGAAAAATGTTTGCACTTGTGTTGCGTCATCTGTTACTCAGAATACATCAGGTTCCTTCTTGCTCAACAGTATTTTCAGTTTAAGCTTAGGTTTCACTTCTCACTGTAATGCCACAGATAAATATAAAGTCATCTTCTCGGCTCCTGTTTTTCCAACTTGTccctttgctgtgttttttctccagGTACTTAACTGGAATGGTGGACAAGCGAACCCTGGAAAAATATGAAAGGGAAGCCAAGGAAAAGAACAGGGAGACATGGTGAGGAGGGCTCGTCTTCTTTCTGAGATTCAGACTTGGAATAAATGAAGCtgcattaaatatgttaatgagCTGCATAAAAACTAGTCGACCAGTCCCAGGGTTCCTACAGATccttaaaaagttttaaataagattttaagaATTTTTCATTAAGTTAGGTCGTAAGTTTTGAGGCAATGCCTAGTTGCGTGAGAAGTATCTCCACATGGGATTCACTCATTTAAATATGGTTTGTTCTTCGGTCGTGACTCACTCCAGTTcagctctttcttttcttcttctggtaATTTTTCAATTGGTTCTCCACAGGCCACCTGCTCTCTCAAAGGTAACAGGATTAAAGAAGTACACAAAACAGTGCGGATGAAGCTCAGCTAAAGACAGTTAGCCAGGGGGTTTCAGAGGAGACACAAAGTCTCTGTTATTTCTGATAGTAGCTAGAATCTGGATAATAATGTTGCAGAGCCAGcatgaaggagaggagcagaCTTTTTATTTGGTGACTGCTGGAGTTTATAGATTTAATAGACTGTTAGTGGATGAAAGGTAGAGATACTGTAACGTGTATGTGTCTTAATGGGGAGAATTAACTACAACCAGAACAGCCTTATGGTTTTACAGTGTTGTCAAAATGAACAATTCcaagaaaaactgtaattaaaatgCTTTATGAAGCGTAACAGTGGGACACAGTTCATTGCATTTGCCATTAGTTTGATCACTTTATGTGATTTTACATATGATTGTTATATGGAAATACAAAATCATCCAGAAAATTTCCCTATTAATATCGTcaaattgatttaaaacataaaGCTCTGCCCTGATGTGCGTATGTTTTGCTCTGGAAAGGGTATTAAATTTTCTCTATCAAGGTcttaaaaaggtcttaaaaagcATTACATTTGATTTCAAAAAGCGTGCAGCAACCGTGAATCCATTAatcagtcaacagaaaattaatccgCAACTagtttaatatctgattaatcattccagttttttttttttttttactgattccagcttctcaaatgtgaggaatttgtgctttttttctaagcatttaacaattaatcattgaattgagaaaataatcagcagattaactgataatgaaaataatggtcaGCTGAAGCCCTAATTTGACGTTTGCGCAAAAATggcaaggtttttttttttttggtaacatCTGCCATGTTTGCCACGCAAGTTAATAAACAACCATGGCTACTGCAGGTACCTGTCGTGGGCTCTGGACACCAaccaggaggagagagacaaggGGAAGACAGTGGAGGTTGGGAGGGCTTACTTCGAGACcgagaaaaaacatttcaccaTCCTCGACGCCCCGGGACACAAGAGCTTCGTCCCCAACATGATTGGCGGAGCGTCACAGGCTGACCTGGCAGTCCTGGTGAGATGGACTAACATGGGCACATGGACATACGTACATCTAACCCTAACTGACCCTAAacttcagacacacacagattaaatcCTGTAGTGACGCATACAGGTTGCTTGTAAGtgtataacatttttttatatgtatatgtctAATCTCTCAGACCGCTCCTGCAGAATAATCCACTTCTGGTCCATCTCTGTCATGTTTCTTATATACAGGTTGACAGAACGTAGATAAAGAAGATGATACTTGTTCTAAATGTTGTTATTGGTTTGTATCAGGTGATTTCAGCAAGAAAGGGGGAGTTTGAGACCGGCTTTGAGAAGGGTGGACAGACTCGGGAACACGCGATGCTAGCTAAAACAGCAGGAGTCAAACACCTCATTGTCCTGATCAACAAGATGGATGATCCCACTGTCAACTGGAGCCTAGAAAGGTGAACAGGGTCATGGGAGATGTTAAGATTTGATGTGAATTTTAATGTCTTAATGCTGTAGGAGTGGCATTTCCACGCTAAACATAAAAAAGGCTGACCAAAAATTGGTAAAaatcaacatttgtttttttagtaaATAATCCGTCTTTTCCTTCCCCTCCCGCAGGTACGAGGAGTGTAAGGAGAAGCTGGTGCCATTTCTAAAGAAGGTGGGCTTCAACCCCAAGAAGGACATCCACTTTATGCCTTGCTCCGGTCTCACAGGTGCCAACCTCAAGGACCCCGTGCCTGAATGCCCCTGGTACACGTAAGTGGGCTGTGTTAATctcactgtacagtatgtacatgaTCCACAAGGAATATAatgtaatactgtaatatactaacagtaacacacacatccatttACTTGAACTATGATGGATCAAAATATGAATGTTAACAAAGTAGAAAATCATCACATCTTAgcactgtgtttatttatttcgACAGGTGTATT
This sequence is a window from Thunnus albacares chromosome 20, fThuAlb1.1, whole genome shotgun sequence. Protein-coding genes within it:
- the gspt1 gene encoding eukaryotic peptide chain release factor GTP-binding subunit ERF3A: MDSRDTAPDSWELEEDAEAPAAAAGLPTAFAALNVNAKPFVPNVNAPVFVPSFLQASAVEMPPSDGAPDPVASMEVAETACVQSPVENGATEADMTTEEETWEQKEEPGGGGGGGGQEDSAAGGACEKGAARKEDEEMMEEEEEEMPVPKVAPAPPDAPKKEHVNVVFIGHVDAGKSTIGGQIMYLTGMVDKRTLEKYEREAKEKNRETWYLSWALDTNQEERDKGKTVEVGRAYFETEKKHFTILDAPGHKSFVPNMIGGASQADLAVLVISARKGEFETGFEKGGQTREHAMLAKTAGVKHLIVLINKMDDPTVNWSLERYEECKEKLVPFLKKVGFNPKKDIHFMPCSGLTGANLKDPVPECPWYTALPFIAHLDSLPNFTRSSDGPVRLPIVDKYKDMGTVILGKLESGSISKAQQLVMMPNRHTVEVLSLLSDDVETDDAGPGENLKLRLKGIEEEEILPGFILCSPDNLCHSGRTFDAQIVIIEHKSIICPGYNAVLHIHTCIEEVQITALICLVDKKTGEKSKTRPRFVKQDQVCIARLRAAGVICLETFKDFPQMGRFTLRDEGKTIAIGKVLKLVPEKD
- the dmc1 gene encoding meiotic recombination protein DMC1/LIM15 homolog isoform X1, which produces MKVVEDQVVEDDATFQDDEESFFQDIDLLQKHGINMADIKKLKSVGICTVKGIQMTTRKALCNIKGLSEAKVEKIKEAAGKMLNAGFQTAFEYSAKRKQVFHITTGSQEFDKLLGGGIESMAITEAFGEFRTGKTQLSHTLCVTAQLPGEDGYSGGKIIFIDTENTFRPDRLRDIADRFNVDHDAVLDNVLYARAYTSEHQMELLDFVAAKFHEEGGVFKLLIIDSIMALFRVDFSGRGELAERQQKLAQMLSRLQKISEEYNVAVFVTNQMTADPGAGMTFQADPKKPIGGHILAHASTTRLSLRKGRGEMRIAKIFDSPDMPENEATFAITAGGVADAKE
- the dmc1 gene encoding meiotic recombination protein DMC1/LIM15 homolog isoform X2, which translates into the protein MADIKKLKSVGICTVKGIQMTTRKALCNIKGLSEAKVEKIKEAAGKMLNAGFQTAFEYSAKRKQVFHITTGSQEFDKLLGGGIESMAITEAFGEFRTGKTQLSHTLCVTAQLPGEDGYSGGKIIFIDTENTFRPDRLRDIADRFNVDHDAVLDNVLYARAYTSEHQMELLDFVAAKFHEEGGVFKLLIIDSIMALFRVDFSGRGELAERQQKLAQMLSRLQKISEEYNVAVFVTNQMTADPGAGMTFQADPKKPIGGHILAHASTTRLSLRKGRGEMRIAKIFDSPDMPENEATFAITAGGVADAKE